The following are encoded in a window of Chlorocebus sabaeus isolate Y175 chromosome 22, mChlSab1.0.hap1, whole genome shotgun sequence genomic DNA:
- the LRRC2 gene encoding leucine-rich repeat-containing protein 2, translating to MGHKVVVFDISVVRALWETRVKKHRAWQKKEAERLEKSALEKIKEEWNFVAECRRKGIPQAVYCKNGFIDTSVRLLDKIERNALTRQSSLPKDRGKRSSAFVFELSGEHWTELPDSLKEQTHLKEWHISNTLIQIIPTYIELFQAMRILDLPKNQISHLPAEIGCLKNLKELNVSFNHLKSIPPELGDCENLDRLDCSGNLELMELPFELSNLKQVTFVDISANKFSSVPICVLRMSNLQWLDISNNNLIDLPQDIDRLEELQSFLLYKNKLTYLPYSMLNLKKLTLLVVSGDHLVELPTALCDSSTPLKFVSLMDNPIDNAQCEDGDEIMESERDRQHFDKEVMKAYIEDLKERESVPSYTTKVSFSLQL from the exons ATGGGACATAAAGTGGTTGTCTTCGACATTTCTGTTGTCAGAGCCTTGTGGGAAACTCGTGTGAAGAAGCACAGAGCTTGGCAGAAGAAGGAGGCGGAAAGGCTTGAGAAGAGTGCCTTGGAGAA GATAAAGGAGGAGTGGAACTTTGTGGCCGAATGCAGGAGGAAGGGCATCCCCCAGGCTGTGTACTGCAAGAATGGCTTCATAGACACCAGCGTGCGGCTTCTGGACAAGATTGAAAGGAATGCTCTCACAAGGCAGAGTTCACTTCCTAAGGACAGAGGCAAACGGAGCAGTGCGTTTGTGTTCGAACTTTCTGGGGAGCACTGGACG gAGCTCCCAGATTCATTGAAGGAGCAGACACACCTGAAAGAATGGCACATAAGCAATACCCTGATTCAAATCATTCCTACATATATTGAGTTATTTCAAGCGATGAGAATTCTGGATCTGCCAAAAAACCAAATCTCACATCTTCCAGCAGAAATCG GTTGTTTGAAGAACCTGAAAGAACTCAATGTGAGTTTCAACCATCTGAAGAGCATTCCTCCAGAATTGGGAGATTGTGAAAATCTAGACAGACTGGATTGTTCTGGAAATCTAGAATTAATGGAGCTGCCCTTTGAA TTAAGTAATTTGAAGCAAGTTACATTTGTAGATATCTCAGCAAACAAGTTTTCCAGTGTCCCGATCTGTGTCCTGCGGATGTCGAATTTGCAGTGGTTGGATATCAGCAACAATAACCTGATCGACCTGCCTCAAGATATAGACAG GCTAGAAGAGCTGCAGAGCTTTCTCTTGTATAAAAACAAGTTGACCTACCTTCCCTACTCCATGCTGAACCTGAAGAAGCTCACTCTGTTAGTCGTCAGTGGGGACCATTTGGTGGAGCTCCCAACTGCCCTTTGTGACTCGTCCACACCTTTAAA ATTTGTAAGCCTTATGGACAATCCTATTGATAATGCCCAGTGTGAAGATGGCGATGAAATAATGGAAAGTGAACGGGATCGCCAACATTTTGATAAAGAAGTTATGAAAGCCTATATTGAAGACCTTAAAGAAAGAG AATCTGTTCCCAGCTATACCACCAAAGTGTCTTTTAGCCTTCAACTTTGA